CTACCATCCAATGCCCATCTTCCACTAAGTGTGCATGTGGTGACGAATTATAAACACGGGCAACTAATTCACCATGATAACCAACAAAGACTTTTCCTCGCTTCCACTTTTTATGGTAGTTGCCTGTCTTTTTCTTTACTAGACTGCGCGCCTTTTTCGCTACAGTAGTCCTTGCTTTTGAACCAATTTTACGCATCAGTTTCGGAGCTTCATTAGGCAAATCTTTTGTTGCTACATCAAATAAATCACGTTGAAAGTCAGTTAAACCGTTCATTTGAATGCTCACTTCAACACCTCCTGGACAAAGATTTCAAGTGTTTCATTCTTGAAATAAGGATTGAGAACATATTTGATTTCAAACTCATGGTCCTTAAATCTGATACGCATATTCTTTGTAATGTCTTTTCCAGCGTTATACCGAACAATGATTTTATGTGTAACATTTGTTAGGATCGTATCCGCTACCTGTTTTTGTAACGAGCCAGTTTGTGGAATGATAGCTGCCCATAATTTTTTTACAGGTATAAATTTATAAATGGTTTCTTCCAACTCATTTTTAGCCTTTTGATTAGTGAGGATTTCAATTCTGTGTCTTAAATCTCCAGGATTCATAATCTCACCTCAAAGTAAATTGATTGAATGCATATCTAAAATAGATTGAACAACTTTATTCACGTTGTTATCCTTCACCGTAAAGATGCGATTTTCATACATTTCATTCGAAAGCACAAAAACAGCGATTGAAATGTCTTCTTTTGTGTTCAGTTGTTCATCTGATAGCCCTGTATATCCTTTTATATAAGCTTTTACAGCGGATAAAATAAGTGTAAAAGTCGAAATAACATCTGATTCTGTTTCGTCTTCCCGCGCATATTTAGCCAGTTCAACTGGCGTAATTTCACTAACCTGCATCAGTTTTCACCTGCTTTTTCACAACAACTTCCTCTACGTGGCCAGCTTGTAACAAATCATCTGCCACATTCTTTGGCAGCACTTTAACTTCATCCTTTGACATTGTGACGCTACCCGAAAAACTTACAAGTGCTTTTACTTTCATTCTGTCACCCCCTAATAAAAGAAGCGTAGAGTTTCACCCCTACGCTGATTTCATAACTAATTTAGAGATTTTTTGAGCATTTTCAACCTTAGCATCAATTTCAATCCAGCCTACAACACCAATTGCATGTTGAGTAGAATATTTTTCTCGTAGAATTTCAATTGAAACATTTTCAGCAATTTTAACTGCAAGCCCTGACATATCACCGTAGAAAATAGCCGTTTTACCTGCTTCCATTCCTGGCATATTATCAGATGTGTATACATCTTTTCCTAATAAAGTATAGCCCCAACGCGCGGTAGCATCTTTGTTTAATAAGTAGTTACCTTGTCCATCTTTCAATTTACGAATAGCTTTACGCGTTGTTTTGTTCATAATCCAAATAGCATTGCCCTGGAAAGCATCAGGTACTTCTTCTTGTACATCAATTAATTCATCAGCTGTTAAAACTGTTGCAGCAGCTGCAGTCACACTTTGCGTAACTGTGGAAAGACCTGTTACCTTGTTTGGTGTACCGTTTAACAATTGATTTTCAATCCATTTAGCAATTGATTCAGCCATTTTCCCAACTACAAACGAAACAAGATCAAATTGTGAGTTATTAACAAGTGATTTGGATACTTTACTTAAAGCACCTGCTAAGAAGCCTTTTAACTCGATTGAGCCAAACTTACCGCTAGTAGATTCCAGATCCACAAATTCATCAGAATAAGCCATTTCAATAGTTCCTGCAGATTCATCATAGTATGGAATACTTAATGTACCGCCTACATTATAGCGAGTTGCCAATTGATAAATTGGTGAAATGTCGTATACCTTTTGGATGATCTTGTTTGCAATACTAGAAGGAATTACGGCCCCGTTTGCGCCTACTGTTAAATTAACATCTGCTCTTTCCTCTACTAAACCACGAATGTAATGATCGAAAGCACGCGTTTCGGCTTCTTCTTGTGTACGCTGTTCAGCTTGTTTCGCAGGTACTTTTTTATCCAAAGAACGCGCTTCATCTAATGCAGTAATCGTTTTATCAAGTCCAGCAATTTCATTTTTGATTTCATCAAAACGAGTAGCTTCTTCTTCCGTTAGTGCTCGAGTTTCTTCTTTTGCCCCCTTTAGTAAATTATCCATTTCATCTAATAAGTTGTTACGTTGCTCTACTAGTGATGGCATCGAGCGAGTTTCAATAACCTTTTTAATACTGTTTTTCATGTTAGTTTCCACCTTTCAATTTTAAAAGCTCA
This genomic interval from Lysinibacillus sphaericus contains the following:
- a CDS encoding HK97 gp10 family phage protein, whose product is MSIQMNGLTDFQRDLFDVATKDLPNEAPKLMRKIGSKARTTVAKKARSLVKKKTGNYHKKWKRGKVFVGYHGELVARVYNSSPHAHLVEDGHWMVDHEGNKTGDFVHGKKPLDKGMREFESSGDAEKETVKWLDELLRKKKL
- a CDS encoding phage head closure protein, whose product is MNPGDLRHRIEILTNQKAKNELEETIYKFIPVKKLWAAIIPQTGSLQKQVADTILTNVTHKIIVRYNAGKDITKNMRIRFKDHEFEIKYVLNPYFKNETLEIFVQEVLK
- a CDS encoding head-tail connector protein, which codes for MQVSEITPVELAKYAREDETESDVISTFTLILSAVKAYIKGYTGLSDEQLNTKEDISIAVFVLSNEMYENRIFTVKDNNVNKVVQSILDMHSINLL
- a CDS encoding phage major capsid protein; this encodes MKNSIKKVIETRSMPSLVEQRNNLLDEMDNLLKGAKEETRALTEEEATRFDEIKNEIAGLDKTITALDEARSLDKKVPAKQAEQRTQEEAETRAFDHYIRGLVEERADVNLTVGANGAVIPSSIANKIIQKVYDISPIYQLATRYNVGGTLSIPYYDESAGTIEMAYSDEFVDLESTSGKFGSIELKGFLAGALSKVSKSLVNNSQFDLVSFVVGKMAESIAKWIENQLLNGTPNKVTGLSTVTQSVTAAAATVLTADELIDVQEEVPDAFQGNAIWIMNKTTRKAIRKLKDGQGNYLLNKDATARWGYTLLGKDVYTSDNMPGMEAGKTAIFYGDMSGLAVKIAENVSIEILREKYSTQHAIGVVGWIEIDAKVENAQKISKLVMKSA